From the genome of Candidatus Methanoperedens sp., one region includes:
- a CDS encoding M48 family metalloprotease, whose translation MNIFSEFNCFGLCLKLSDLAPYVGLIVVISITLLAASLIIRNPKQRLLTFVSAQGAVLLAIVSAFYLMKCSGMLTLYLYFAYVVISSVIMFGVLRFYDRILIKRLNARPAVSILEWTQEFVDRLTFATIYYYDSAIPRAFASGKSIFLSLGLLELLSDEELKAVLAHEAWHIRNNSTTPYLKQLALMTFSYHKESELECMADSFAVEIAGSEALASARNKLDKVFI comes from the coding sequence ATGAATATATTTAGTGAATTCAATTGCTTCGGGCTTTGCCTGAAGTTATCAGATCTTGCTCCTTATGTCGGGCTTATTGTCGTTATTTCGATAACATTACTGGCAGCGAGCCTGATAATAAGGAATCCAAAACAGAGGCTTTTGACATTTGTTTCTGCTCAGGGAGCTGTTCTTTTGGCTATCGTTTCTGCATTTTATTTGATGAAATGCAGCGGTATGCTGACTTTGTATCTTTACTTCGCTTACGTAGTGATATCTTCTGTAATAATGTTCGGAGTGCTTCGGTTTTATGACAGGATACTGATCAAGCGTCTCAATGCCAGGCCGGCAGTCAGTATCTTGGAATGGACACAGGAATTCGTGGACAGGCTGACGTTTGCTACGATATACTATTACGATTCTGCAATACCCAGAGCTTTCGCATCAGGGAAATCGATTTTTCTGTCACTCGGGCTTCTTGAGCTATTGAGCGATGAGGAATTGAAGGCAGTACTGGCACACGAGGCCTGGCATATCCGCAACAATTCCACAACGCCGTACTTGAAACAACTGGCACTCATGACATTCTCGTACCATAAGGAATCGGAACTTGAATGTATGGCTGATAGCTTCGCAGTCGAAATAGCAGGAAGCGAAGCGCTGGCATCGGCGCGCAATAAATTGGACAAAGTATTTATCTGA
- a CDS encoding zinc metalloprotease HtpX → MWLKLRLYLVMAVMFAIVYGLVAFAASYMGVTGFYFYGILASVMLFIQYMIGPKMVEWSMGVRYVSETEYPALHRMVGELASYARIPKPRIGIAKIPVPNAFAFGRWESDGRVCVTEGIMNLLDEKELRAVLGHEMSHLKHKDVVVLTMISVIPMICWYLAWNSLFSGGRERGNNVLIGIAAFVLYLVTNLLVLYVSRVREYYADEGSVELGSAPHHLASALYKLVYGSARVSKDSLKQVEGMKAFFANDPSLAGNDLRELSQIDLDRNGSIDRNELMMLRTKPVKIKTTDKIMEILSTHPNMLKRIQRLSTLQSAY, encoded by the coding sequence ATGTGGCTTAAATTGAGACTATACCTTGTAATGGCGGTTATGTTCGCCATAGTTTACGGACTTGTGGCATTTGCGGCAAGTTACATGGGAGTGACAGGATTTTATTTCTACGGGATCCTGGCTTCGGTGATGCTGTTCATTCAGTATATGATCGGCCCAAAGATGGTAGAATGGTCTATGGGCGTGAGATATGTAAGTGAGACGGAATATCCTGCGCTTCACAGGATGGTCGGCGAACTTGCAAGCTATGCAAGAATCCCCAAACCAAGAATAGGCATCGCAAAAATACCTGTCCCCAACGCTTTCGCATTCGGGAGATGGGAGAGCGATGGGCGGGTGTGTGTTACCGAAGGGATAATGAATCTTCTGGATGAAAAAGAGCTCAGGGCTGTTCTCGGGCATGAGATGTCACACCTGAAACACAAGGATGTTGTGGTACTGACGATGATCAGCGTAATCCCGATGATATGCTGGTATCTGGCATGGAACTCGCTCTTCTCGGGCGGCAGGGAGCGCGGTAATAATGTCCTGATTGGGATTGCCGCATTTGTGCTATACCTGGTGACAAATCTTCTCGTGCTGTATGTGTCGAGGGTCAGGGAATATTATGCCGATGAAGGCTCAGTAGAGCTTGGCAGTGCACCTCATCATCTAGCTTCCGCTTTATACAAACTCGTTTATGGGAGCGCAAGGGTATCGAAGGACTCGTTAAAGCAGGTAGAAGGAATGAAGGCGTTTTTCGCAAATGACCCGTCACTTGCAGGCAACGATTTAAGGGAATTATCTCAGATTGACCTTGACAGAAACGGAAGCATAGACCGGAACGAATTAATGATGCTCAGAACCAAGCCAGTTAAAATAAAGACCACGGATAAGATCATGGAAATCCTGAGCACGCATCCCAATATGCTCAAACGCATCCAAAGATTATCCACGCTTCAATCCGCATATTGA
- a CDS encoding BlaI/MecI/CopY family transcriptional regulator: MVKLDQINISNDGLTKFFSPIEAEIMKVLWGEGEMTTSELTEKTEIPLTSVAGTLDRLVKAGYAMRHVENINGRVRYVYEPAFSEEEAASEITTKILDSLVDAFGPVALENFSKYSDKK; this comes from the coding sequence ATGGTTAAGCTTGATCAGATTAATATCTCTAACGATGGTCTCACAAAGTTCTTCAGTCCCATTGAAGCAGAGATTATGAAGGTATTATGGGGTGAAGGTGAGATGACCACATCGGAGCTTACAGAAAAGACAGAGATACCACTGACAAGTGTGGCGGGCACACTTGACAGGCTGGTCAAAGCAGGATATGCGATGCGGCATGTCGAAAATATTAATGGGAGGGTTCGATATGTGTATGAGCCAGCTTTCTCTGAAGAAGAGGCTGCTTCTGAAATCACCACGAAGATCCTGGATAGTCTTGTGGATGCCTTCGGGCCTGTCGCACTTGAGAATTTCTCAAAATACAGTGATAAGAAATGA
- a CDS encoding methanogenesis marker 2 protein, which translates to MDLHKIAREIREFEGVTRKKPIADLINIFESVRSEYANSVVDFGDDAAVIDIGGEDYILFAADGIWGRLINASPWWAGYTSVLVNVNDIAAMGGKPVAMVNVLSSDDKNACKELLRGIRDGIAKFGVPMVGGHLHPDTPYTALSVAIIGTVKKGCEIRSGTARTGDSIIAAYDMKGRIGPNSPFSFDSTTMKEPEEVRAKYRVMQTIGERGLVTAGKDISNPGLIGTLGMLLETSSKGARVYLEKIPVPENIDLAQWLKVHPATGFILTCSPEKENEVIRLFEEGGYTAANIGIIEGTSRLDICHLNECATVFDFKTDVVTGITQ; encoded by the coding sequence ATGGATTTGCATAAGATAGCCAGAGAGATCAGGGAATTCGAGGGCGTGACCCGAAAAAAGCCCATTGCAGACCTGATCAATATCTTCGAGAGCGTTCGCTCTGAATATGCTAATTCTGTTGTAGATTTCGGCGATGACGCAGCCGTGATAGATATCGGAGGAGAGGATTATATTTTGTTTGCAGCAGACGGCATCTGGGGCAGGCTCATCAATGCAAGCCCCTGGTGGGCGGGCTACACTTCCGTGCTCGTCAATGTTAACGATATAGCTGCGATGGGCGGCAAACCCGTAGCCATGGTGAATGTGCTTTCTTCCGACGATAAGAATGCATGCAAGGAACTGCTAAGAGGCATCAGGGATGGAATAGCAAAATTCGGCGTCCCGATGGTGGGAGGTCATCTGCACCCCGATACACCGTACACCGCGCTTTCAGTGGCAATCATCGGGACTGTCAAAAAAGGATGCGAGATAAGAAGCGGTACGGCACGCACTGGAGATTCCATAATAGCTGCATATGATATGAAAGGAAGGATCGGCCCCAATTCGCCCTTCAGTTTTGACTCTACGACCATGAAGGAACCTGAGGAAGTACGTGCTAAGTACAGGGTGATGCAGACAATAGGAGAGAGGGGACTTGTAACGGCAGGAAAGGACATAAGCAATCCGGGCTTGATCGGAACACTTGGCATGCTCCTTGAGACCAGTTCAAAAGGCGCAAGAGTATATCTTGAAAAGATACCTGTCCCTGAAAATATTGATCTTGCTCAATGGCTAAAGGTTCATCCTGCGACGGGATTCATATTGACGTGTTCTCCTGAGAAGGAAAATGAAGTGATACGCCTTTTTGAGGAGGGAGGATATACGGCAGCAAACATCGGCATCATAGAAGGTACATCGAGGCTTGACATCTGCCATCTGAATGAGTGCGCCACCGTATTTGATTTCAAGACTGATGTCGTCACCGGGATTACTCAATAG
- a CDS encoding DUF424 family protein, whose protein sequence is MKKYDAEMKIMVAVCDTEIIGKIFREGDLVLKLEEGFYKGDEASEKEVKEALSGATIANIAGEKSVACAVDCGCIDPENVIFIKGVPHAQMVRL, encoded by the coding sequence ATGAAAAAATATGATGCAGAGATGAAAATCATGGTCGCCGTCTGCGACACGGAAATAATAGGTAAAATTTTCCGGGAAGGCGATCTTGTTCTAAAATTGGAAGAGGGGTTCTATAAAGGTGATGAGGCTTCCGAGAAAGAGGTTAAGGAAGCCCTGTCTGGTGCAACCATCGCCAACATAGCAGGGGAGAAATCGGTGGCATGTGCAGTTGACTGCGGCTGCATAGACCCTGAAAACGTCATATTTATCAAAGGTGTTCCGCATGCTCAGATGGTGCGATTATGA
- a CDS encoding TIGR04013 family B12-binding domain/radical SAM domain-containing protein codes for MDFSHINFRYFRNNMQSIAALVPLLPGSNIVSGPVDGIMIYSFATPQASYIFREVEQSKTSSIFIAGGPHPSARPEETLEYFDYVVIGEGERTLPELTDALQNGKDISSIKGMAFKNDGRMIFTGKRESIDLDRYPPFNPDVIHSTIEITRGCPFKCAYCQTPQLFGHGMRHRSIDMICRYAKFLKDVRFTSPNAFAYGSDGIHPRIEKIEALLSSLPRDGNIFFGTFPSEVRPEFISDRLLELVSEHCANTTISMGGQSGSQRILDLIRRGHTVEDIVIGAEKCLQHGFTPVVDFIFGLPYETSDDQLETLRLIKLLTGKGGKVHSHFFMPLPGTALEGGRPAPLSGEVGKIMGELALHGKTSGRWSKAGYPYSQQES; via the coding sequence ATGGATTTCTCTCATATCAATTTCAGGTATTTTAGAAATAACATGCAGAGCATCGCAGCCCTTGTGCCTCTTCTTCCCGGCTCAAATATTGTTTCGGGGCCGGTCGATGGCATTATGATCTACAGCTTTGCCACGCCGCAGGCTTCATATATTTTTCGCGAAGTGGAGCAATCAAAAACAAGCTCAATATTCATTGCCGGCGGTCCTCATCCTTCGGCTCGCCCCGAGGAGACGCTTGAGTATTTTGATTATGTGGTCATTGGAGAAGGCGAGAGAACACTACCGGAACTCACAGATGCGCTGCAAAATGGAAAGGATATTTCCTCAATTAAAGGTATGGCATTCAAAAATGATGGCAGGATGATATTCACTGGAAAGAGAGAGAGCATCGATCTGGACAGATACCCCCCTTTTAATCCTGACGTGATTCACAGCACAATAGAAATTACCCGGGGCTGCCCTTTCAAATGCGCTTACTGCCAGACGCCGCAGTTGTTCGGTCACGGGATGAGGCACCGCAGCATTGATATGATATGCAGGTACGCAAAGTTCCTAAAAGACGTGAGGTTCACATCCCCCAACGCATTTGCCTATGGCTCTGACGGCATCCATCCGCGCATTGAAAAGATAGAGGCATTGCTCTCCTCTTTGCCGCGCGATGGGAATATATTTTTCGGCACATTCCCGTCGGAGGTCAGGCCTGAATTCATAAGCGACAGGCTTCTTGAGCTTGTATCCGAACATTGCGCAAATACCACGATCAGCATGGGGGGACAGTCCGGAAGCCAGAGAATCCTCGACCTTATACGCCGGGGTCACACCGTTGAAGACATCGTTATCGGGGCCGAGAAATGTTTGCAGCATGGATTCACGCCCGTGGTGGATTTCATTTTCGGGCTGCCCTATGAGACCAGTGACGACCAGCTTGAAACTCTCAGGCTTATCAAATTGCTCACCGGAAAAGGAGGAAAAGTGCATTCGCATTTTTTTATGCCTCTGCCGGGGACGGCGCTTGAGGGCGGGAGGCCAGCCCCATTATCGGGAGAGGTGGGAAAAATAATGGGCGAACTTGCACTTCATGGAAAAACAAGCGGCAGGTGGTCTAAAGCTGGATATCCTTATTCTCAACAAGAATCCTGA
- a CDS encoding nitroreductase family protein — MDVSEAVRNRSAVRQFKPELINDEAIGKILEAGRWAPSPFNTQPWEFIIIKDKETLKSISKFARYSGYLEAAPMAIAVVVPPVSGKFSWVESIGETRFAAAMAVQNMMLAAMELGIGTCWVSIERDKVGEILKVPKTNFVLTIIPVGYPEIVPQKHDENSRKRLEDMVFYDYYGKKVGPD; from the coding sequence ATGGATGTCTCGGAAGCGGTCAGGAACAGGAGTGCGGTTCGCCAGTTCAAACCAGAGTTGATCAACGATGAAGCGATCGGGAAAATACTTGAAGCTGGCAGATGGGCTCCAAGCCCGTTTAATACCCAACCATGGGAATTCATTATCATAAAAGATAAAGAGACCCTGAAATCAATCTCGAAATTTGCCAGATATTCCGGTTATCTTGAAGCGGCTCCCATGGCGATCGCGGTTGTCGTGCCGCCTGTGAGCGGGAAATTCTCATGGGTGGAGAGCATCGGAGAGACCAGGTTCGCCGCAGCTATGGCCGTGCAGAATATGATGCTTGCAGCAATGGAACTGGGGATAGGTACGTGCTGGGTAAGTATAGAAAGGGATAAAGTCGGTGAAATACTTAAAGTGCCAAAGACTAATTTCGTATTGACAATCATTCCTGTGGGCTATCCCGAGATCGTTCCGCAGAAGCATGATGAAAATTCCAGGAAAAGGCTTGAAGATATGGTATTCTACGATTATTATGGCAAGAAGGTAGGACCTGATTGA
- a CDS encoding phosphoserine phosphatase, whose product MTEMDNANSDNLPAQVHEQLPALLPEAPDEVKIENASHQEAGKKEDVPQKVYPKLPERELKEKINVLRQRIEQNERELKNTFREISLHNDVGQESKAKRDSLNAKVKELSPKAADLRKKRDETNARIAELKSMRDKLKNRGKEFSEKIGELKKTRDDLNTEARGRFETLEKAYSEELNIFLTADIPLEHEINVYNRLIELARRLEATKKANVIHNEISVEYNQAKGIFTDMDSLHAKIQTLAQESQKYHEEMIALYNEIDAIRKEADSYHAQVSEKYKGIAPLRKRISALKAEIPRLRDELGVYLEQMKEIQLSKDEKKTEGKRELAKEKFQKSGRVSLEEFRILVENKDIQL is encoded by the coding sequence TTGACTGAAATGGATAATGCAAATTCAGATAATCTCCCGGCGCAGGTTCATGAACAATTGCCAGCGTTATTACCAGAAGCGCCTGATGAGGTGAAAATCGAAAATGCATCGCATCAGGAAGCAGGGAAGAAGGAGGATGTGCCTCAAAAAGTATATCCGAAACTTCCGGAACGGGAATTGAAAGAAAAAATAAATGTTCTCAGGCAAAGGATTGAACAAAATGAGAGAGAACTGAAGAATACCTTCAGGGAAATCTCGCTGCATAATGATGTGGGGCAGGAATCAAAGGCCAAGCGTGATAGTTTGAACGCAAAGGTGAAAGAACTTTCCCCGAAAGCGGCAGACCTTAGAAAAAAACGGGATGAAACAAATGCAAGGATCGCGGAGCTGAAATCCATGAGGGATAAGCTCAAGAACAGGGGAAAGGAATTCAGTGAGAAAATCGGGGAACTTAAAAAAACGCGTGACGATCTGAACACGGAAGCAAGGGGTAGATTCGAAACTCTTGAGAAAGCTTACAGCGAGGAACTCAACATTTTCCTGACTGCCGACATACCGCTTGAGCATGAAATCAATGTCTATAATCGGCTCATCGAACTGGCCAGGAGACTTGAAGCCACCAAAAAAGCCAATGTGATACATAATGAGATTTCTGTAGAATATAACCAGGCAAAGGGGATCTTTACAGATATGGATTCTTTGCATGCGAAGATCCAGACCCTTGCACAGGAATCCCAGAAATACCACGAGGAGATGATAGCGTTGTATAATGAAATCGACGCGATCAGAAAAGAGGCTGATTCTTACCATGCCCAGGTATCAGAGAAATATAAGGGCATAGCTCCGCTTCGAAAGAGAATAAGCGCTCTCAAGGCTGAAATTCCTAGACTCAGGGATGAGCTTGGAGTCTATCTTGAGCAGATGAAAGAAATCCAGTTATCTAAGGATGAGAAGAAAACCGAAGGGAAACGTGAACTTGCCAAGGAGAAGTTCCAAAAATCAGGGCGCGTGAGTCTGGAAGAGTTCAGGATTCTTGTTGAGAATAAGGATATCCAGCTTTAG